A window of the Rhodoluna limnophila genome harbors these coding sequences:
- a CDS encoding PHP domain-containing protein — protein sequence MAIIDLHSHSTRSDGKESPTEVFEHAAAAGVDVLALTDHDTTNGWAEASEAASRLGMGFVPGIEVTTRASVQVAGRNRFISVHMLAYLPDPENTALRQELLTTVNSRENRAMLMVDKLAEDYDITWELVLEMIEDGATIGRPAIADALVHLGAADDRSAAFRGPLDSRGKYYVPTDTVDSFDAIRLIREAGGVPVIAHPLTDISPNASRGDLPQDHFEKLIDAGLAGFEVYHREVPQNAREWLLSLAVEHDLIVTGSSDYHGVHGKPNRLGENTTEPEMLERIIELGSGVAAQL from the coding sequence ATGGCAATCATTGATCTGCACAGTCACTCAACTCGGTCAGACGGCAAAGAATCTCCAACCGAGGTTTTTGAGCACGCTGCTGCAGCCGGGGTAGATGTACTTGCGCTCACCGATCATGACACCACTAACGGTTGGGCTGAGGCCAGTGAGGCAGCCAGCCGCCTGGGAATGGGATTTGTACCGGGAATCGAGGTAACCACGCGCGCCTCGGTTCAGGTTGCTGGTCGTAATAGATTCATCAGCGTTCACATGCTGGCCTACCTGCCCGACCCAGAGAACACGGCACTGAGGCAAGAACTTCTGACCACCGTGAATTCACGTGAAAACCGGGCTATGTTGATGGTCGACAAACTGGCAGAGGATTACGACATCACGTGGGAACTCGTGTTGGAAATGATTGAGGATGGCGCCACCATCGGCCGCCCGGCTATTGCCGATGCGCTGGTGCACCTTGGTGCCGCAGATGATCGCAGTGCTGCGTTTCGTGGACCACTGGATAGTCGCGGCAAGTACTACGTTCCAACCGACACAGTGGACAGCTTTGACGCTATCCGTTTGATTCGCGAGGCTGGGGGAGTGCCTGTGATTGCTCACCCGCTAACCGACATTTCGCCGAATGCATCGCGCGGCGACTTGCCCCAGGACCACTTTGAAAAACTCATCGATGCCGGTCTAGCGGGGTTTGAGGTGTATCACCGCGAAGTTCCGCAAAACGCCCGCGAGTGGTTGCTGTCGCTAGCAGTCGAACATGACCTGATTGTCACAGGTTCAAGCGACTACCACGGCGTCCACGGCAAGCCCAACCGGCTGGGTGAGAACACCACAGAACCAGAGATGCTCGAA